In Aegilops tauschii subsp. strangulata cultivar AL8/78 chromosome 3, Aet v6.0, whole genome shotgun sequence, one genomic interval encodes:
- the LOC109732360 gene encoding disease resistance protein RGA5-like, with amino-acid sequence MEIAMGAIGPLLPKLSELLMGELTMEKQVRKGIESLMTELTLVHAALSKVAEVPVDQLHKGVKIWAGNVKELSYQMEEIVDVFMVRVEDGGKPANPKNRVKKILKKVKRLFKNGKDLHQISDALNEAVHQAKQLAELHQRYEQGMRDPSTSASVDPRMMALYTDVSELVGIDETRDELINMLTEGDDWLKHPLKTVSIVGFGGLGKTTLAKSAYEKIKGQFDYDAFISVSQNPSKKKVFKNILYELDKSKYARIHSEEWEENHLIDGIIEFLNGKRYLVIIDDIWDTEVWKLIKCAFSKKSLGSRLITTTRIVSVSKACCSSKDDIYKMKPLSDDVSRMLFYKRVFYEKGCPQELVQVSKDILKKCGGIPLAIISIASLLANNHDMKTKDQWYALLNSIGRGLTEDCGLEQMKKILLFSYYDLPSYLKPCLLYLSIFPEDHKIMKGKLIWRWISEGLVYSEKQETDLYELGNNYFNELVNRSMIQPIGIDDREDKQACRVHDMVLDLICSLSSEENFVTILDGTGRKMPSLVHRLSIQNSKMDVDISRMAHMRSITIFTNKVVGKLLDISSFQVLRVLDFEGCDISDIGYVGDLLHLRYLGLRYTHVEDLPTEIGKLQFLLTLDLRGTRIKVLPSSVVHLRRLMCLYVDYHMKLPSGISNLASLEVLGTMMLFDKDLDAVKELGHLTKLRVLQVYYHVDEILDKALMRSLSNLYKLDSLDIYVRGGEINFLSEDWVPPLQLRRLAFSLPSSWFKTLPSWINPSSLSLLTYLHIKVVKVSSEAIQLIGMLPALCVLEIMDISKFYEERVVEMSALSSVALFPCATECHFLCIGAVSSMFPRGAAPRLKHLGFTFSAKWIHQIFHSAGSMSYQMSSKCTLIAQASASSPANIVKHTALPCRLIRLRPATR; translated from the exons ATGGAGATTGCCATGGGGGCTATTGGCCCTCTCCTCCCGAAGCTCAGTGAGCTGCTCATGGGAGAGCTCACCATGGAGAAACAAGTGAGGAAAGGCATCGAGTCTCTCATGACAGAGCTCACATTGGTGCATGCTGCCCTGAGTAAGGTGGCAGAAGTTCCCGTGGACCAGCTTCACAAGGGGGTCAAGATTTGGGCAGGAAATGTCAAGGAGTTGTCGTACCAAATGGAGGAAATTGTTGATGTTTTCATGGTGCGCGTGGAGGATGGTGGCAAACCTGCCAACCCAAAGAACAGAGTCAAGAAGATACTCAAGAAGGTTAAAAGATTATTCAAGAATGGCAAGGATCTCCATCAGATCTCTGATGCTCTAAACGAAGCGGTTCATCAAGCTAAGCAGTTGGCCGAGCTGCACCAAAGGTATGAGCAAGGGATGCGAGATCCTAGCACTAGTGCTAGTGTTGACCCTCGCATGATGGCCCTATACACAGATGTGTCTGAACTCGTCGGTATTGATGAAACACGAGATGAGTTGATAAACATGTTGACTGAAGGTGATGATTGGTTGAAGCATCCATTGAAGACAGTCTCTATTGTTGGATTTGGTGGGTTGGGCAAGACAACTCTTGCCAAATCAGCATATGAGAAGATCAAAGGGCAATTCGATTATGATGCTTTTATTTCGGTTTCTCAGAATCCCAGCAAGAAGAAAGTCTTCAAGAATATTCTCTATGAACTTGACAAGAGCAAGTATGCACGCATTCATAGTGAAGAATGGGAAGAAAATCATCTGATCGATGGAATAATTGAATTCCTTAATGGCAAGAG GTACCTCGTCATAATTGATGACATATGGGATACAGAAGTGTGGAAATTAATCAAGTGTGCTTTCTCCAAGAAGAGTCTTGGAAGCCGATTAATTACGACAACCCGCATCGTTAGTGTCTCTAAAGCATGCTGCTCTTCCAAGGATGATATCTACAAAATGAAACCTCTTTCAGACGATGTGTCAAGAATGCTCTTCTATAAAAGAGTATTTTATGAGAAAGGGTGTCCTCAAGAGTTGGTGCAAGTATCCAAAGACATTTTGAAAAAATGTGGTGGCATACCATTAGCTATTATTTCTATAGCAAGTCTTCTGGCTAATAATCATGATATGAAAACAAAGGACCAATGGTATGCTTTGCTCAATTCCATTGGCCGCGGACTTACAGAAGATTGCGGTTTGGAGCAGATGAAAAAGATATTATTATTCAGTTATTATGATCTACCTTCGTATCTGAAACCTTGTTTGTTATATCTTAGCATCTTCCCAGAAGATCACAAGATTATGAAAGGAAAGCTAATATGGAGATGGATATCAGAAGGTCTTGTTTATAGTGAAAAACAAGAAACTGACTTATATGAGCTTGGTAACAACTACTTCAATGAACTTGTAAATAGAAGTATGATCCAGCCAATTGGCATTGATGATAGAGAAGATAAACAAGCATGTCGTGTACATGACATGGTGCTTGATCTCATATGCTCACTGTCAAGTGAAGAAAACTTCGTCACAATTTTGGATGGCACCGgaagaaaaatgcctagtttggTTCACAGATTGTCCATCCAAAATAGCAAGATGGATGTTGATATTTCTAGGATGGCACACATGAGATCTATTACCATTTTCACCAATAAGGTTGTTGGGAAACTGTTGGATATTTCAAGTTTTCAAGTTCTTCGTGTGTTGGATTTCGAAGGTTGTGATATCTCGGATATTGGGTATGTGGGAGATCTTTTACATTTGAGGTACTTAGGACTAAGATATACTCATGTTGAGGACCTTCCCACTGAAATTGGGAAGCTACAATTTTTGCTTACCTTGGATTTAAGAGGTACTAGGATAAAAGTTCTGCCATCAAGTGTTGTTCATCTAAGACGTCTGATGTGCCTGTATGTTGACTATCATATGAAGCTGCCGTCTGGGATAAGTAATCTGGCTTCCCTAGAAGTGCTAGGTACAATGATGCTGTTTGACAAGGACCTCGACGCTGTGAAAGAATTGGGCCATTTGACCAAGCTCAGGGTGCTCCAAGTTTACTACCATGTTGATGAGATCCTGGATAAAGCTTTGATGAGATCTCTTAGTAATctgtacaaactggacagtcTAGATATTTATGTCCGTGGTGGAGAAATCAATTTCCTGAGCGAAGATTGGGTGCCTCCACTGCAACTCCGTAGATTGGCTTTCTCGTTACCGTCGAGTTGGTTCAAGACACTGCCGTCATGGATCAATCCTTCATCGCTTTCTCTCCTCACCTATCTTCATATAAAGGTGGTTAAAGTGTCATCGGAGGCCATCCAACTTATTGGGATGCTTCCTGCTCTTTGTGTTCTCGAGATAATGGATATTTCCAAGTTCTATGAAGAGCGTGTGGTGGAAATGTCCGCCCTTTCCTCTGTTGCGTTATTCCCGTGTGCGACAGAGTGTCACTTCCTTTGTATTGGTGCAGTGTCATCTATGTTTCCACGAGGAGCTGCACCGAGGCTTAAGCACCTTGGCTTCACCTTCTCAGCTAAGTGGATTCACCAAATCTTCCACTCAGCAG GCAGCATGAGCTACCAAATGTCATCGAAATGTACTTTGATCGCGCAGGCCTCCGCTTCTTCTCCAGCCAATATTGTCAAGCACACTGCTTTGCCGTGCCGTTTGATCCGTCTCCGTCCTGCAACGAGATGA